The segment TCTGATGCCGCACCTGCCTGGGAGCGGCTCAGCCAGTATCCTGAACGCTCCCAGTCCTGCGATATGCTGGCCGTCATACCTACGCGGCTGGCAGCAGAGCTGAACGGTTCCGGGGGACTGATATCAGGCGTATCGACCACAACCAGCCTCTACTGCCGGCAGTACGGCATGGAGTGGCCGGCCGGGCACAATGTCAACTGGCAGCGCCATACACCTAACAGTCTTACGCTGCAGATGGATACACCCTGGTTCCCGCCGTCAGGTGAGGTTGTCGGGGAAATTTCTGCGGTATTTGACTGCGAGGTGCGTTACAGCTACAGCGAGTCCGTGAGCGGGCTCAGCGGTTACGACTGCTATGACGGCGGCGAACATGTCGACGGACATAAAGGTGCGACCGGCGCGTCTCAGCCCGGTCAGGTGCTTTATCTCGTCAGCGATGAGCCGGCGTTACCGGCTCAGGAAGCAGCATCTTATCGTGAGGTCCGGGGGTAAAAGCCTGTTCCTCAGTTAACCCGGCCACGGCAATGCCGTGGCTTTTTACCTTCAGGAGGCACTTCCCCTGGTCAGGGTGCGTGTTCCGTTTTTTATGGAGAGTACGTATGCCTGGCATCATTCACCAATAAAAACCTTTTGTTGCTTGTTTGCACCAGGCTTGAGTACCCATTTGTATTTCAGTTGGCGACCGTTTGCAGGCTACATGACCATCGCCAATAAAATTTGACCGTACAGTTTCGACGATGAAATGGTTGCGTCTGAGCGTCTGCTGTGTGCCAGGAGCGGAGGTTGGCTTGTTACGACAAATTTAGGATTGACCGTAGAAAGCTTGTCGAATGTCTCAGGGCGTGAAGCGAACGCTGCAAGTGGCACTCCGCATCGATTATTGAACGATGTCTGAATAGCCAATTGTAAAAATCAATGCTTTTTAGCCCAGTAAATGATGTAAAAATGATTGTGGAATTATAAGCAACTTTGGGACTGTCCGTTACTTCACAAAAGGAAGAACATAATCAAAATACTCTAATTGAGCAGTCCGAAAAACTTTCCAGTGCTTAGCATTAGCCGGTTCATCACGCTTGTTTGTATGAGTTAAAATAAGGCGTCTCTTTGCTCGCGAAACACCGACAAAAAACGCGCAGCGATTTTCTTCTTGTTTACCAAAGAAAGTCTCATTTTCTACAGCCATGATGACAACCGAATCAAACTCTAATCCTTTGCTTTTGTGAATGGTCAAAATTCGCACAGCTTGATCATCTACGAATCGTTTTAATGCGAGAGGTAACTCAGATTCTATTTTCAATAAATCTTTGATACGTTCTCTGACATCGCGAATAACCTGTTTCAGACGCTCATGGGACTCATAATCAGGAGATAATGCAACAAGCGTCTGTAAACCTATATGCTTTAAAAGAGCGCGACAAAATCTCCACCATTCAGAAAAGGGTGTTTCCGTTTCCTTTGCATCAGATACTTCCTTACGATGCTTTCTTATAAGTTGATCAAGACCTTTTCGTACGCTGGTCTGAATCTCTTCATCAGCAAAGGGAACCAACAGGTTCATCAGGCGGATCCAGGCTTTAGGTTCCCGCTGTGCATAAAGACAGGACAGGTAATCAACGATTAAACGAGCCACTGGTTCAACCGTGATGTCCTGCATTTGCTGTTCATTGCGGTAGGGAATTCCGCGCTGCTCTAACTCTCTGAAGAGGTGATCAGCATACAAATCTGGTTGCCTTGAAACCAGGACTGCAATTTCTGCTGGAGGTAGCTGCTCTTTATTTATCCATCCATCAATTAGGTCAGCGAGATAGATAGCTTCAGTTTGACTGTCTTCAAATTTCCAGGCAAAAACCTCCCCTTCGTCCCCTTCCAGTTGATCATCAGGCATTACAGAGTCAGGATCTAACTTACGAATAATTTCGTTCTGAACACGCAACAATGTTGGTTTTGAGCGGAAATTGCGATACATGTTTAGTGGCACCGCATTAAAGTCCTTTGTAAAGGACTGGAAAATGCCGTCCAGAGCACCTGCCCAAGCCATAATTTTCTGTTTTGTGTCACCGACTGCAGTCAGTCGAACTTTGGTTCCCTTAAAAGCAAGCTTCACCAAGTCATATTGTAAATTTGTGCAGTCCTGAAATTCATCAAGGAAAATGTCACTATAAGTTTGCCGGATTGCATTTCGGGCTATTTTTGACGTTTGCAATATTTTAATTGCATAGGGAACCAGATCGCCGAATGCTATTTCGTGACGAGACGCCCCGCTTTTCTTGTCTACAATGGTGTAACCAGCATCTAAGGCATATTCTCCCGTGAGTACCGGCCTAAATCGATCTATGATGCGCTTTGCAAATGCGTGAAAGGTAAAACTATCAAAGCGAGAAGCCAGATCCCGACCACACCTGCGTTCAACGCGTTCTGTAAGGTTTCTGCTGGCATCAACCTTAAATGAGATCGCCAGAATCCTTTTGGGGTATCGACACGTTCCTGTTCGCAAAAGGAAGTCAGCACGCTGTGCAAGCATTTCCGTCTTACCTGCCCCAGGTCCGGCAGTTAGTGCCAGGCAACGTTTACGCGCTTTCGCTGCACGTTTCGCATTAGGTTCCAGCGTCAATCCATCTGCGGGCTGCCATTCTTCGACAGTAATCATTCTGGCAGTTCCGTGAGTTTGGTAATAATCGCATCAGCCAGCCTATCCAGTGAATCTGGCATGCTTATAAGTAGATCAGCATCATTTAGCTGAGTTAACGCCTCAATGTGAGCTGCGGGTTTACTGCCGAGCTTGAAACGTTGGTGATAGGTATTAAAAAGCGCTAATTCATCATCCCTGTACTGAGATGAATCGTAATGATTTTTTCCAAGAACAGCTTTTATAGTTGCATTGTCGGGCTTCTCTTCCTCAACGTTATAGGCTTCTGGGTACGCAAGTAACATTGCAAAGTCTAAATCCATCGGGTAGGAGAAAAACACGCCGCGTTCTTCAAGCATGTCGAGATAATGTTCGGAGTCCCGAATTTTCTGTTTTTCATCATCCCATTTTGGAATTCTGTAAGGTTCAGGAAGTTTGTTACGTCTTTGACGTTTGGAAAACTGGTCATTTACGTACTTAATTCGCCCCCATCCTGCCCCATAGCGGGCTACATCAAGATCGAGAAGTGTAAAAAAGGGGATCTTTAACGCTGTAAGTAATCGCCAGAAATGGTTTACATGCCGCCCCCCTAAAGGCGCTACCGTGATGGCTGACTCATCAACGGGCGCCCCCTTGGCCTGAAGCAAGCGTGGCAGCACAATCTCTTGGCTATCACCTTCGCCAAGCACTACCAGCCGTGAAAAATAGATTTCCGGAAACGCCTGGACAGCTTCCCTCACAAACTTATGTGCCTCATCAGTTTCATCAGGCAATTTAATACAAGTGACCTGCGTCTCTCGTGACTCATTCAGTCGAAGATAACGTATTAACTCAGGTGCTACCCGGCGCAACATTGTGGGCGCATGCGTCGCAATGAGAGCTTGCGCATCCAGTTTTTCTGTCATGACATTTAGGGAGCTAACAATGCGGCCCAAGTAATGTGGTGAAAGGCTGTTTTCTGGCTCCTCAAGGGCTACCAGAGTGAAGACTGGTGGACGTAATTTATCGGGATCAAACGATACATCTTCTTCTGCAAGAACAGCCCTGCCAATAGCCTGAGACGATAAGACAAGAGAAAGGTAAAGCATGGACTTTTGGCCATCGCTCAGCCTTGAAAAATCGACAAATGAGCCATCGTGACCTGGGGTAAATGAAACCGACAGATGCCTTAACAGCGATTCAATTTCTGATGCGACAAAAGTAATTTTAGGGTCAGCAAAAAATTTACCTTTATGCAGCGTTGCCCACGTTGCTTTTAAACTCTCACTGAAAGCATTCACCGAGGGGTTTGCCGCAAGGCTGCCACTTATTTGATCTGTCAGCCCTTTAATCGTTTCGCGCTCAGCGTCCCAACGAACAGCGCGAAGTAAACGCCCTAGTAATGCATTCGCACCGTAAGTAATATGATCAGCGGGATCGCGTCTGGCAGGCAGATAGTGTACCTGGATATGATTACGTTCAGCGCGTGGAACCAGAGCGACATTCAGAGGCAAGTCATCTCCATCAACTTCCAGGACATATACCAAAGCGTCTTCAATATCTCCATCCAGCCCTATAGTCGCATTAAGACGAAAACGCACGCGCGGAACCCCACCCGGCTCGTCCAGTCGCATATGACTAAAATGGGGAGCTACGGTGCTGTTGTCCTCGTCATCTTCCAGTTCGGGAAACAGAAAATCAGCCTCTATCCACAGCTGGCGCTCAAGCGGAACCTCCTCCTCATCAAAGGGAATGTGGAAATCTGAACGCTGGATCCGCCTTAAGGCGGGGTCGAATGCGAAGAATCGACACAAAGCCTGGAGAACTACGGTTTTACCTGAACCATTAGGACCAATGATATATGTTATATCTTCAAGGCTCAGTTCGGTTGATTCATGTCCAAACGACTGAAATCCAGATAAACGAATCGTCTCAAGCTTCATGCGCCTCCCTAATTAGATTAATTAAAATTCTAAATCAATTGCTTAATCCACTTACCATCTAACAGCGATATTCTTTTAAACTCAGACAGGAATATGATAATTACAGAATTTTCTTATTCCTTATGTTTTAAAAATTTTAATAACAGTTTTGATGAAAACATTAAAGTCATTTTTGTTAATCCAGTCATTAGTTTGACCTGTTCCCTGTTGATTGACACACGACATTGTAAGCAAGATCTATGGCGACTTGAGCACGAACGTCTGCTGATCGCTCATAGCTGAACGGCAAATATCCGATAGACTGCATGTGCCAGAGGCCAGTATTATTGGTATGTCGTGACCGAAGGACTAATCAGTTAAAATATTCACATAATTCATCAATAAAAACCCTGTACCGGGTTTCGTTTGCCCGGGAAGCGTCATACAACAAATTCATCGCACGTTCGGGAATTCTGTAGACTTCCAGTATGGTAACGAGTTGTCCCTTTTTAACGGGTTGTTCAAGCCCTTTTTCATAACCAATCAGCACTCCCAGGCCTTTTAACGCTGCTTCGAGTATTGCCCCCCAGTCATTGATTGACAGCCGGGAATTTACTGTCACCTCTGTGAGGCTCTCTGCGCTGACGAAAGGCCATTGATGGGTTAGTCCCGCCGGCCACGGAGAAAAACCAAGACACGCGTGATGTTTCAGGTCTGAAGGATGCTCCGGCCAGCCATGTTCTGCCAGGTACTGAGGGGCTGCACATGCAATAAGCCGGTAAGCGGGCAATGGTTTTGCTGCAAGCCTGAGATTTTTGTCAGGTTCACCTATACGGATAACCATATCAAAACCCTCAGAGACCGGATTGATAACTTCATCGGACAGCGTGAGTTCAACACTCATCTGCGGATAACGGCGGAGAAACTGGCTTAAAAAATCCACCAGGGCATAGCGTCCGAATGTTACCGGCGCATTCAGTCGCAGCGTCCCGGATGGTATTTCTGCCGTTCCGCTGGCTTCCCTGTCCGCAGCATCAATGGCCTTCAGAATAGCCTCGCACCGTCTGTAGTACAGACTGCCTGCAGGAGTGAGGTTCTGCCTGCGTGTCGTTCTGTTCAGCAGACGTGTTTTCAGTTGTTTCTCCAGTGTCGCGATATGACGTGCCACCATTTGCGGTGACATGCTGAGTCTGTCTGCTGCGGCAACAAAAGAGCCTGTCTGCACTGCCGCAACAAAGGTCCGCATACCAGTTAGTTTATCCAGCATTAACAACCTCTGGTTGTTTCAGAAAGCAATATTGGTTCATTTTAAAAACTAAGGGTAATTATTATGCTTATGTTGTACATAATCTACAGGTAAGAGGCAATTATGAGCATCTATGTCGTAAGAATGGATCATCCGGAAGGTACTGAGTGGAATACCTTTGTTCGTGAACATGTGCTTTATCTGAAGGAGTTAATCAGAGAGGGGAAACTGTTAGCTTCCGGCCCACTGAAGAACACGCCGCTACGGGCTGGTTTTCTTGTTTTCAGGGCAGAAACGCTGGATGAAGTACATTCAATGATTAATGAGGATCCTTTCGCACGTGAAGCGCTCATTGAACACCTGGATGTTCAGGAATGGGACCCGTTGTTCGGCCAGCTCAGCAAGTTCTCAAGTCACATCACTGTCAGCGAACTGCAGGACCTGGTGGACTGAGCAGGAGTCGTGGTGGAAAGGATAAAAAAAGATTTATGAACTGTGCAGTATTCAGGCTTCGGCGCTCAACTTCAGGTCTGTTGCTGCGCGAGCTATGTCTGCCCCGGAAGCAGGTCTGCTGCTGGGGGGATGGCAGAGTGAAATTGGTGCGTTATTCCGGATTTCTTTGCTGCGTGCATGGCCCGGTCTGGTTGCGCAACGGGAAGCACATGAACAGCGGCTTCTCAGGACAGACGAGTCAGTCAGCCCCATTGAAAGCATCAGCTATGAATGTTTCAGTAAATTCCCGTTTCTGCCAGAAGTTACCGCTTTCCCTTGGGGAAAGGTTTTTGAAATGCGTATTTATTATTTGCATGCAGGTGGGTTAGCTCCAACCCTGAAGGCGTGGGAAAAAGCTTTAAACCCGGCTCATGAATATACATCACATCTGGTGATCAATATGTATGCGCTGGATGGCCCTCCGCGCATTGTTCATCTGTGGTCTTTCGATTCACTGGAGCAACGCGCTGAATTACGGGCACGGCATTACGCCCTTAATCTCTGGCCGCCAGAAGGAGGACCGGAACAGATAGCGCACGCCAGCAATACGATTCTGTTGCCACTCTACTGACTGGTTGTCTCATACAT is part of the Erwinia sp. HDF1-3R genome and harbors:
- a CDS encoding ATP-dependent helicase, encoding MITVEEWQPADGLTLEPNAKRAAKARKRCLALTAGPGAGKTEMLAQRADFLLRTGTCRYPKRILAISFKVDASRNLTERVERRCGRDLASRFDSFTFHAFAKRIIDRFRPVLTGEYALDAGYTIVDKKSGASRHEIAFGDLVPYAIKILQTSKIARNAIRQTYSDIFLDEFQDCTNLQYDLVKLAFKGTKVRLTAVGDTKQKIMAWAGALDGIFQSFTKDFNAVPLNMYRNFRSKPTLLRVQNEIIRKLDPDSVMPDDQLEGDEGEVFAWKFEDSQTEAIYLADLIDGWINKEQLPPAEIAVLVSRQPDLYADHLFRELEQRGIPYRNEQQMQDITVEPVARLIVDYLSCLYAQREPKAWIRLMNLLVPFADEEIQTSVRKGLDQLIRKHRKEVSDAKETETPFSEWWRFCRALLKHIGLQTLVALSPDYESHERLKQVIRDVRERIKDLLKIESELPLALKRFVDDQAVRILTIHKSKGLEFDSVVIMAVENETFFGKQEENRCAFFVGVSRAKRRLILTHTNKRDEPANAKHWKVFRTAQLEYFDYVLPFVK
- a CDS encoding DUF1281 domain-containing protein, whose translation is MSEWCHNRLEITGKSVCIDVMLQWINGTDVPRHRHAVQQSIQLFLAGAAGILKPVRTTSYPPCQGLVRAGTGLSTAANQAFESWLALLLKDAVLDAETIRAVDRLYHQSGLGALKWENIPDPAREVMAELIARQYTDWFGLVSAGDESDAAPAWERLSQYPERSQSCDMLAVIPTRLAAELNGSGGLISGVSTTTSLYCRQYGMEWPAGHNVNWQRHTPNSLTLQMDTPWFPPSGEVVGEISAVFDCEVRYSYSESVSGLSGYDCYDGGEHVDGHKGATGASQPGQVLYLVSDEPALPAQEAASYREVRG
- a CDS encoding LysR substrate-binding domain-containing protein, whose protein sequence is MLDKLTGMRTFVAAVQTGSFVAAADRLSMSPQMVARHIATLEKQLKTRLLNRTTRRQNLTPAGSLYYRRCEAILKAIDAADREASGTAEIPSGTLRLNAPVTFGRYALVDFLSQFLRRYPQMSVELTLSDEVINPVSEGFDMVIRIGEPDKNLRLAAKPLPAYRLIACAAPQYLAEHGWPEHPSDLKHHACLGFSPWPAGLTHQWPFVSAESLTEVTVNSRLSINDWGAILEAALKGLGVLIGYEKGLEQPVKKGQLVTILEVYRIPERAMNLLYDASRANETRYRVFIDELCEYFN
- a CDS encoding AAA family ATPase, translating into MKLETIRLSGFQSFGHESTELSLEDITYIIGPNGSGKTVVLQALCRFFAFDPALRRIQRSDFHIPFDEEEVPLERQLWIEADFLFPELEDDEDNSTVAPHFSHMRLDEPGGVPRVRFRLNATIGLDGDIEDALVYVLEVDGDDLPLNVALVPRAERNHIQVHYLPARRDPADHITYGANALLGRLLRAVRWDAERETIKGLTDQISGSLAANPSVNAFSESLKATWATLHKGKFFADPKITFVASEIESLLRHLSVSFTPGHDGSFVDFSRLSDGQKSMLYLSLVLSSQAIGRAVLAEEDVSFDPDKLRPPVFTLVALEEPENSLSPHYLGRIVSSLNVMTEKLDAQALIATHAPTMLRRVAPELIRYLRLNESRETQVTCIKLPDETDEAHKFVREAVQAFPEIYFSRLVVLGEGDSQEIVLPRLLQAKGAPVDESAITVAPLGGRHVNHFWRLLTALKIPFFTLLDLDVARYGAGWGRIKYVNDQFSKRQRRNKLPEPYRIPKWDDEKQKIRDSEHYLDMLEERGVFFSYPMDLDFAMLLAYPEAYNVEEEKPDNATIKAVLGKNHYDSSQYRDDELALFNTYHQRFKLGSKPAAHIEALTQLNDADLLISMPDSLDRLADAIITKLTELPE
- a CDS encoding NIPSNAP family protein, translated to MSAPEAGLLLGGWQSEIGALFRISLLRAWPGLVAQREAHEQRLLRTDESVSPIESISYECFSKFPFLPEVTAFPWGKVFEMRIYYLHAGGLAPTLKAWEKALNPAHEYTSHLVINMYALDGPPRIVHLWSFDSLEQRAELRARHYALNLWPPEGGPEQIAHASNTILLPLY
- a CDS encoding YciI family protein, translating into MSIYVVRMDHPEGTEWNTFVREHVLYLKELIREGKLLASGPLKNTPLRAGFLVFRAETLDEVHSMINEDPFAREALIEHLDVQEWDPLFGQLSKFSSHITVSELQDLVD